In bacterium, the DNA window TCGCCTGGATGTGGTCCCCAACCCGAACGCCGGCACGCAGGAAGCGCCCGATGAGAGCCAGCAAACGCCGGTCTCTCACCTTGCGGGCGACGCGGACCATGAGCACGTCGTGGTTGATCTGGTCGAAACACTTCTCCAGATCCAGATCCACGGCGATGCGGTAGCCCTCGCCGGCCCAGCGCTGAACCTGCCGGAGTGCTCCATGCGCTCCGCGTCCGGGACGAAAGCCGAAGCTCGACTCGGAGAAGTCCGGGTCGAAGATCGGCGTGAGGACCTGATGGATGGCTTGCGCGATCAACCGATCGACAACGGTCGGTATCCCGAGCAGTCGAACCCCTCGGCCCATGGGCTTCGGGATCTCTACCCGCCGCACAGGCTGCGGCGAGTAGCTACCGTCCAGCAAGGCTTGGCGGATGGCGGGCCA includes these proteins:
- a CDS encoding group II intron reverse transcriptase/maturase; protein product: WPAIRQALLDGSYSPQPVRRVEIPKPMGRGVRLLGIPTVVDRLIAQAIHQVLTPIFDPDFSESSFGFRPGRGAHGALRQVQRWAGEGYRIAVDLDLEKCFDQINHDVLMVRVARKVRDRRLLALIGRFLRAGVRVGDHIQATEKGASQGSPLSPLLANILLDDLDRELERRGHRFARYADDLLIVVRSRRAGDRVKASITRY